The region TCAGtcagctatgtgatcaaggtcttAAAGTAAATTTCAAAATATTTGAGTGTTTGGTCACTGATGAGAAAAATGAAGTTCTGATAAAGGGTGTCAGGTCTAAGGACAAATGTTACTTGTGGACATCTCAAGAAATTAATTGCTCTTTCACATGATTGGTATCCAAAGAAGATGAAGTTAACATATGGCACCAAAAACTTGGGCATTTACATCTGAAAGGCATGAAAAAGATTGTGTCTAAAGAAGCCATAAGAGGTATTCCTAAGCTCGAGATTGAAGAAGGTAAAATTTGTGGTGAGTGTCAAATTGGGAAGCAAATCAAGATGTCACATCCAAAGTTGCAACATTAGACCACTTCAAATGTTCtggaactccttcatatggacttaatggggcACATGCAGGTCGAGAGccttggtgggaaaaggtatgtctatgttgttgttgatgatttttcaaGATTCACTTCGGTGAACTTCATCAAGGAAAAATCAGATGTCTTTGAGGTCTTCAAAGATTTATGTCAAAGACTTCAAAGAGAGAAGGAATGTGTAATTGTCAGGATTAGAAATGACCATGGCAAGGAATTTAAAAATAGaaaatttgctgaattttgctCCTCTGAAGGTATTGGccatgagttctcttctcccacCACCCCCCAGTAAAGTTGTTGAGCGCAAGAATATGACTCTACAAGAATCAGCTAGAGTCATGCTCCATTATAAGCATCTACCTTACCATTTTTGGGATGAAGCAATGAATATTGCTTGCTATATTCATAATAGGGTCACTCTAAGAACTGGTACCTCAACTACTCTCTATGAATTGTGGAAAGGAATGAAGCCTATTGTCAAATGCTTTCATGTGTTTGGAAGTAAATGTTATATTTTGGttgatcgtgaacaaagaagaaagatcgaTCCTAAGAGTGATAAAGGAATACTTATGGGCTACTCTACAAACAGCATAGCCTATAGAGTATTTAATTCCAGAACCAAAGTCATGATGGAATCCATCAATGTTGTAGTGGATGATATAATCACGGAAAAAGGAACTGATGTCGAagaagatgttggaacatcaGCTCAGCAGACTGATACTTCTGAAAATGAGGGAGTTATTGAGTCAAACAGTGAACTAGTAGGAACTGAACCAGACAACCATCAAGCCAAAAAAGGTCTCTCTATTAGAATTCAAAAATACCATCCAAAGAAACTTATTATTGGAAATCATAATGAAGGGATCACCACTAGATCCAGAGATGTGGCATCAAATTCTGGCTTTGTGTCAAAGTTTGAACCTAAAATGTAAAGGAAGCTTTGActgatgaattttggatcaacGTTATGCAATAAGAACTAGGGCAGTTTATAAGGAATGAAATATGGGATCTAGTTCCTAGTCCTAAAGGGATGAATGTTATTGGGAATAAATGGATCTACAAGAACAAATTTGATGAAAAGGGAATTATGACCAGAAACAAGGCTAGACTTGTtgcacaaggatacactcaaattgaatgggttgattttgatgagatTTTTGTTCATGTTGCTCGTCTTGGGTCCATAAGATTGCTTTTAGGAGTGGCTTGTTTGCTTAAATTCAAGCTATTTCAGATGGATGTGAAAAATGCCTTCTTAAATGGATACTTGAATAAAGAAGTGTATGTAGAACAACCCAAGGGGTTCATAGATCCTAAATttccagatcatgtttacaaactaaggaaagctctctatggattgaagcaagcacCTATGGCGTGGTATGAAGGGCTAATTGAGTTCCTTGTCAACAAGGCTACAAAAAAGGAGGAACGGATAAGACCTTGTTCGTTAAAGAAGAGCATGGTAAactcatgatagctcaaatataTGTTCATGACATTGTGTTTGGATGGATGTCAAACCTGATGGTCCAACATTTTGTCAGGcagatgcaatctgaatttgagatgagtcttgtTGGTGAACTAACTTACTTTCTTGGTCTTCAAGTCAAACAAATGGATGATACTATCTTTATCTCACAAAGAAAGTATGCTAAGAGTATAGTAAAGAAGTTTAACATGGAAAATGCATATCACAAAAGGACACCAACACCAACCCACTTGAAGTTAACGAAAAATGAAAAAGGTGTGGATATGGATCAAAGTCTGTATAGGACTATGATTGGTAGTTTACTGTATCTTACAGCTAGAAGACCTGCCATTACATTTGTTGTAGGAGTGTGTGCAAGATATCAGTCTGAACCCAAAATGAGTCATATTACTCAAGTGAAAAAAGGATCCTGAAATACATCAATGGGACTAGTGACTATGGAATGTTGTATTCTCATAATGCAAATTCCATGCTTATAGGATATTGTGATACATATTGGGCAGGCAGAGCTGATGATACAAAGAGCACTTCTATAGGGtgtttcttcttgggaaataATTTAATATCTTGGTTTagtaagaagcaaaattgtgtgTCATTGTCTACGGATGAGGCTGAATACATTGCAGCAAGAATCAGTTGCTCTCAATtaatttggatgaaacaaatTCTAAAGGAATATAATGTCCaacaagatgtcatgacattatttTGTGACAATCTAAGTGCAATCAATATATCCAAGAATCCCATTCAAtatagcaggacaaagcacattgatattcgtcattATTTTATCAGGGATCTTGTCAAAGACAAAATTGTTACTCTTGAGCATGTGGCCATTGAAAAGTAATTGGTAGATATTTTCACTAAAgccttggatgcaaatcagtTTAAGAAGTTAAGGGGTGAATTGGTTATTTGCATGCTTGAAGAATTATAACAATTATGGATATGGAGACATGCAAATCAAATTCTCTCTTCCCTCCATTTAATGGTGCACAAAACTCAAGGAAAATCATTACAAACCTTCCTTATTTTCCCAACACACCATCCTACTTACTTCATAAATATCATTCACGTTACCCTCATTATTTCTCTACTCTCTCTCTGAACTTTATTCTCAGTCACCCTCATCTCTCTATCTTCTCTTTGAAGTTCATACCTCAAAATCAAATTTCCAAAATGTCCCAGCCTTCTGTCTCAACTCCCAGCAAGTATACCAAAGAACAATCTAACCCTAGGAGTGACGTTACTGATATGAATCTTTCTGAAGCTATTACTGATGATGTTCCTCTATCTATGGTTCTTGGCCATGCAAACCCTATAAGGAAGCCTAGAACAACTATTTCGAGAAAGGGAAATCCTGCTAAAGTAAGTACTTCTTCTTCTCCATCTATGGCTACTAGTGATGTAAAAATTCTTGACCTCTCCACTGCTGCCAAGAAACCTCTCTCAACGACTAGCATGTACCTTGATCTTATTAATGTTGAACCTAATGTTGATGCTTCTGCAAAAAGTTATATCGTTCCAAATGTTATGGGAAATGTTGAAACATCTGAAAACACTAATAAACCTAGATCTGTTACTACTCTAAGTAAATCTAGCATGATTGTTGCTGATAGAGACGGTGTTGATAAGAACATTTATTTGTTGAACTCTCAAGTTTTGGGTATTGAACCTAAGACTGGTGTTGTGCCAGATTTTTCCACATCCTTGGCCTAACCTAATAACCCTACTGAAACCCCTCTAGATAAATCTGATACAAATATGTCTACTCGGTCCCCTGAAAAATCAGAAGAAAAGGATGATTTTGATGGCATGTCTAGTGATTTAGTTGACAAAGAAGAAAACTCTGTAGAGAAGAAGGATCAATCTACAGACATAATGAATATATATGATATGGACTCTGATGATGATCCCATCGGTAAAAGACTGGCTCCAAGAATAGCAAAAAGGTTAAAGAACAGAAAAGTCAAGGCAGTTGAATCCTATAACATGCCCTCAAAATCTCTAAGGAGAAGAACGAGTGTTGGGCCTACAAAAGGATGGAGCAAGGTTGTCACTCCTATCTCCAAGAAGAAATCTTTGAACGTGATGTCGAGTTTGACTGTGATGTCGAACGTGATGTTCATAACATTGTCTCTACTACAAGAAAGCACTCTTTTGGGAAGAAGGTTCCATAAAATATTTCTGAAGTTCCAATTGATAACATTTCCTTTCACTCTATGGAGAATGTAGAAAAGTGGAATTTTGTTTACCAAAGGAGACTGGAATTAGAAAGAGAACTTGGGAAAGATGCTTTTGAGTGCAAAGAAGTGATGGGTCTAATTCAAGAAGTTGGATTGACGAAAAGTGTGACTGGCTTTGGCAAGTGCTACGAAATGCTTGTTAAAGAATTCGTAGTGAATATCTCTAAGGAGTGTGATAACAAGATAAGTAAGGAGTTTAGAAAGGTTTATGTAAGAGGAATGTGTGTGGAATTCTCCCCCGAAATCATAAATATGTTTTGGGGCATAAATGGAAAAGAACAAATTGAGGTGGAAGTTTCTGACAATGTCATTTGCAGAGAAGTTACAGAAAAACAAGTGAAGGAATGGCCTAGAAAACGGGAGTTGTCAACAAGCTACTTGAGTGTGAACTAATCACACTTCCAACATTTCTACAGGATAGGGTAAGTTCATTTATATTGTGGGGACCAAGATAGAGTTTGACTTTGGATCCTATGTCTTTGAACAAACAATGAAGCATGTTGCCTCCTTCGCTGTAAAGATGCCAAAAGCATTTTCCTCATTAATTTTTGGTGTTATACTGAGTCAACACCCAAGTATTTTGCTCAGTTCTGATAGTGTCTGCAAAAGAGATCCCACTTTGTCATTACATTATAGGCTTTTCACTAGGAAACATGTTCCagatattgtcatgacatctagCCAAAAACCTTCCAGGTCTACTACTAGAGCAGGAATCCTTTCTGACCTAAAAGATACATGCAAAACCTTGGATGAAACTATCAAAGGTTGTACTAAGAGGAAGAGCAGGCTTGAGATTCTAATAAAGGCCTTGTCTGAAGAAGAAGGAAATCTGAAAGGTGATGATGCAGATAAAGAAGTTACTAGTGAGGAAGATACTGATGCAAGTGTTGATGAAGAGACAACCAACAATGATGAGGACTGAAGTATTTTGGTTCTTCTGTGTTTTGTTTGTGCTTCTATTTTTTGTGTGGGCTATTCCTTGAATATTTATACACTTTAAAGTTCTCTCGGTATGTAACTTAACTTTTGATTATTCTGCTACATCTAAAGTTTGATTGTGTTTGTCAACTTTTTGGCTAAAAAGAGGGAGTAATCATGTGATAGATTTTTTGATAGCCTTGTCATGCCTCTTTCCCCTTGAGGGGGAGTGCTTATGGAGGGGGGTAGCTCTTGCCCCTGTTCTGCAACTCAGGGGGAGCATTTGCTGAGTTTCGTATGGGTTGTATGTCTTAATAAAGTTAGAtaaaatgtcatgacatcctcCTACTAAGAGAATTTATTTTTCTCTTAAGTAGGTTCTTTGTGTGAGAGTTTATTTCTCTCAGATGTGAGGCTAAAGACCTTTTATGTTGCGCCTTCCTCTGTTGTTTTTGGTCAGTAAAATTTTGATGCATGTGTGTTGTTTTTATTACTGAGATCTTTACCATCTTTCTAGTTGGTCTATGCAAAATtattttagccaaaatttgccaaagggggagattgttaggtCTGGCGTGTAGTGATTGGCTGTATTTTGGAAAAACTGGTATTCAAGCAAGATATTGGATAAGATGTCCTAACATGTTGGTTCAACATCGGAGTATGCTCTATTTCAATTTCTTGAAATATTTATTTCTATTTTGTGAAATATCTTAAAATCCTCTTAAGACTTATTTCACGAGATGTATGGGTCAAGAAACGCGTATTTTAAAACGGAAAAGAATATTTTTCTTTGCCTTGGTTTCAAAGGAAAGATGTGAAAACATTTTAGGAAACATCTGATATGATTGGAATCAAATCTACAGAAGATTATGCAGAGTCCTTGGATCGGCTGTTAATCAAGCCCGAAGCCCATGCCTTTCTAAGGCTATTTAAAGATCGTTTCTAAAGCTAAGAAGGTAACGAAGAAGCGTTGGACATTGTATGTGTTAGGGTTTAGTTGTCTTTGGTATTTGTGAGCCATTTGAGTATCTCTTCGATACTCGATACTTGAATAGTAACTCTCAAATGTTCGACATACTCCTCATTCGACTTAGAGTAAATCAGTATGTCGTCAATAAAGACTACAACAAACTGATCAAGGTACGGACGCAAAATGTGGTTCACATATTCCATGAACACCCCTGGTGTGTTAGATACTCCGAAAGGCATCACCGAATATTTGTAATGGTTGTATCGAGTTCTAAAAGTcgtcttctgaatatcctcgtCTTTAACTCGAATCTGATGGTAACCtgacctcaaatcaattttgctaaatACATATGTCCCTACTAGTTGATCCATTAAATCATTGATTCTCGAAAGTGGAAATTTATTTTTtatcgtcactttattcaattgtcgATAATCAGCACATAAGCGCATACTACCATATTTCTTCTTCACCAACAACACTAGAGCTCCCCAAGGCGATACACTTGGTCTGATAAATCTCTTTTCAAGTAAGTTTTCCAACTGATTCTTCAGTTCTCCCAACTCTGATGTGGACATCATGTATGGTGTCATAGAAATCGTAAGGTTTTGTTGTAACAATTGATATAAACATGGTTGAACTCCAACTAGTTCATTCCCATTATTACATCCATATCTTCCAGTGGTAAACAAATTAAATCAACACCAAAGTCCTTGCCATAGATGGACAAAGGACAATTTGGACATACCAAAGAAGTAGTCACCGACCCGTTAGCTGGAGTGTCGATAACTAGTCCACTATTCAGAGTAGACAAAATAAGACCCATTTTTCATACGCAATTAGCAGAAGAAAATGAGTGTGTTGCACTCGTATCAATAATAGGAATCAAAGGAATGTCCTGAATGTAACATGTACCTCTAATAAACCTGTCAGAATTGTTAGGCTGAGATCCAGTCAACGCAAACACCTTCCCTTCAGTCTGGGCTTTCTTTGGTTTCTGACAAGTGGTGCTGATGAGACCTGATTCCCCACAATTGTAACAAGTAGGCACATTAGTTTTGGAATCAGCGATCGGATGTCCTGACTTGCCATATTTGAAACATTTATTTTCATCACTTTTACATTCATCGGCGCGATGTCGTGCACCACCACACTTGTAGCATTGGATAGAAGCAGGAGCCCCTCCCCACACTTGGCCTTCTACCATCTGAAATTATTTGTTTCCCTTTGTCAGCTGGAATACTATACGGCTTTCTATGATTCAGTTGTTTTCCCCTTTTCTCACTCAAACTTATATAATGAGCAGACCGAGCCCTATTGTCCTCATCATATATTCTGCATTTGCTCACCAGTTCAGGAAACCGGCAAATCTATTCTACTTGATCTCAAGACGCAACCCATTCTCAAACTTGATACATTTGGAAACCTTTGCAGCTGCATCATTGTAGTGTGGACAAAATTTCACAAGTTCCTCGAACTTAGCAGCATATTCAGCAACAATTGAGTTCCCTTGTTTTAATTCCAAAAACTCAATCTCTTTCTTACCACGcacatcttctggaaaataccGCTCTACAAACTCTCTTTTGAACACAGCCCATGTAATTTCATTACCCGTAGCTTCCAATCTCTGACGAGTGTTACCCCACtaatcatcatcttcttcagtTAGCATATGTGTGTCGAACTGCAGTTTTTGTGCCTCGGTACATGCTATTACCTGAAAATCTTCTCAATGTCCCTAAGTCATGCTTATGCTCTCTTTGGATCATATCTACCTTTGAAGGTAGGCAGGTTGTTCCTCTGAAACTTTCCCAAGCTGTAGAACTCATCATTTCCTCCATGTTGGTTGTTCTGCACAGCTTGAGCCACTGCTTGCAAGGCGGCAGCAATAGCATCATCATTCCTTCCACCGATATAGCACATCCATATAGAGATGGCAATGGATAGGGTACTTTAGTACCTGAGCTCATAGTTTAAAAAAACCTCGTGCCCCTGGTTTAAAAAAAACTTCGTACCTAAGCTCATATCCACATGGGCACCAACACTTGTACTTGTATCCTATGGGTATCTAAGTACCCATACTTGTACCTGTTTACCCGTATTTCTAATAAAAAAAGATCGattaaatataatttatatttttttaatttttgaacAACATTTAAAAAAATTAGGATGTTATTGTTGAATTAAGAAATAAACACACATTTAATAGTAATGTATTTAATAAAACTATTAGATTAACATATGTACATAATAATgataataaaatatatataaacatatattGTGCAGGTATAGAGTTGGCTAGGTAATAAAGTACTCACACTTATACCTAGGGGTGACAAATGGGCATGTCCGTCCCATTTAGACCCACCTCGCAAAAGCCCGGGAAAAAACGGGGCGGGACGGTCATTgttgaggatgtgggcctaaaacttaggttcgtcccgcaaaaaagtgagggcggggaaagcccgcggacactgcactctttaagtctaaaaatgcaaaaatttatgtaaatgCATGTGTTCGCAAAAGGCCACAAAAAAACGGGACGGAACGGACACATTAGAGAGTGAAGGCGTAAATCTTGACCCGCCCTACACTAAAGTGCGGGCAAAACGAACATGCCCAACGGGTCCGGCATacccgttttgccacccctacttATTCCCACTTATTTTAATGGATAATTATAGATGTCCTTATCCATTTTATGAGTTTTAAGTAAATTTTGCAGAATATTATCCTATTTATAGAGGTTTAGGTTTTAAGTAAATTTTGCAGATTGTTATCCTATTTATAGATAATTTTTGCATGTACTCAATAGCGAAGTATACAATTGTCACTAAGTTTTGCAGATACTCAATGGAGAAAGTTACAATTGTCATCACTATGTTCGTGTATACATTGTTGTATCACGATGTTAGTACATTGTGGTGTTTTACAAGTACTAGTAACATCTATGAGGTACAGTGATGCATTCCAAGTACTAGTAACATCTATGAGGTACAGTGATGCATTAGATTGCAATTTAACTCGTAAAAAGACGTCATGTGCTTATTCTTGACAACAACTGAAGTGAACTTCATAATGATGGATTAATTTATCATTATTTTCACATGTTCAAAGGAAGACAATCAATAGTATGTTGAATTTAGAAATCAAACTCGAAACCACTTTTATCCCAACATTCGCTAAACCTAACATCAGTAAATCTAGAGTGAAGTTATACTAATACTTAAAGCAAATAATATGAAACACTAAACACTTCTGTTAATAGAAGAATGAAGAAATCGCcttttaatattattttaattcGTAATATTCCAAAACATGAATTATATCTACATAATAGAGGCGTATTCAATAGTATCAATAAATATTAATTAGCTGCAGAATAAAATATATTGACAATATTGTTGAATTGTTTGAAAATTCATCAATGACGTAAAAGTATGCTTCACAACACATGAACCAGCTCTAAACTTTAACAATGGATGCATCCAAGTTCTTAACAAATAAAAATGTACAATCTGTTGCATCATCCACTTATTAAATAACACAACGGAAAAAAAGCGGCCACATAATTTGGATGATCTCACCGTCAGCAACAACACTCAAAATGAAAGGAATGACCATTCaaattataaaaattataaaatgGAAAATTTTTGTTGTTTGGCATTGCCAAGAAAGAGTTCCTAAATTATTAAATTTTCGCAATTATAAAGAAAAGACAAAATGATGGGAGGGATTTGTGAGATTAAGATGAAGATGCAGCTGATTCCTTGGCAATCTTCTCTGCCTTTGCAATGACCTCTTCAATACCACCAACCATGTAAAATGACTGCTCTGAAAGGTCATCGTACTTGCCATCCAACACACCCTGCAAGTTACACAACAACCATGCATTATTAATCCACAGAAAAAAAACAATAACAAGTTATGGTTTGAAACGATCCATTTAAGATAAGATAACAATCAAGAAGTCTAGTACATGGGTAAAATATGAAAAAAGTTGGGATGCATCAAGGAAAACAAGAATTGCAGATTGGATTGCGCTTGGATAATGTACATGATCAAATTAATGTTTCTAAAATTAAAATTTGAAGATTTTAAAAGTCATAATAAAAAGATAGAGATGAAAAACAATTTGAATGCAGCTTAATGGCAATTTAAATCAATTCTAAATAACTTGTCTAATAGTAAAGAGGGCAACAACAAACAACAAATACAAAAACATGCATAGCACATATAATGAAAATAACACCAGCAGCAACCAGAAGACAACATTACAGTTACAACAACCAAAAATCAAAACTTTGTTCCACTGGGTTGGGTAAAATTAGACTATATGGGGAAAAATTACCTGGAAACTAGTAATGTTCTCCTTCAAGTCAACATATTTGCCAGGGGCACCAGTGAAGACTTCTGCAACATGGAAAGGCTGGCTCAAGAATCGCTGAATCTTACGAGCACGGGCAACAGTCAATTTATCGTCTTCACTGAGCTCATCCATTCCCAAAATTGCAATGATATCTTGAAGATTCTTGTAGTTTTGAAGTACTTTCTGTACACCACGAGCGGTTTCATAGTGGGCCTCACCCAAAATAAGTGGGGAAAGCATACGAGATGTAGAATCCAATGGGTCGACAGCAGGATAGATGCCAAGCTCAGAGATCTATTCAATAATTATCAAAAATCAAATTTAGTTGGTGATTAACAAAAATCTCAAAGCAATAGAAAATTTAAGAGAAGAAAACATAATCATACCGATCGTGACAACACTGTTGTGGCATCCAAGTGAGCAAAGGTAGTGGCGGGGGCAGGATCTGTCAAATCGTCAGCAGGCACGTAGATAGCTTGGACAGAGGTAATTGAACCCTTTTTGGTGGTTGTAATACGCTCTTGAAGACCTCCAAGATCAGTAGACAATGTTGGTTGGTAACCAACAGCAGATGGGATACGACCAAGTAAAGCAGACACCTCTGAGTTAGCCTGAATCGCATCATGATATAtcattaattattaaaaaatgaaaaacTAGAAGTACTATATCAATTGATATAAAACAATATGACTTATCCTAGATAAGATGTCCATACTTGAGTAAAACGGAAAATGTTGTCAACAAAAAGAAGCACATCTTGCCCTTCAGCATCACGGAAGTGCTCAGCAACAGTAAGTCCAGTAAGACCAACACGGGCACGGGCACCAGGGGGTTCGTTCATTTGACCATACACAAGAGCACATTTGCTTTCACTCTGAATTCATGAAACAACCACAGTTAACAACTTCGAAAAATTAACTACTATATGAATAATATTGAACATGCATCATGAACATCATTCACCTGCTTATCACCCAGCTTAATGACACCACTCTCAATCATTTCTCTGTACAGGTCATTACCCTCTCGAGTTCGTTCTCCAACACCAGCAAACACAGAGAAACCACCTAATAAATGAAAAGAGTCAGCATACCATCTCAGAAGAAAAGCATCTCAACAAGAACAAATTGAGTTCATTAAGCAAGCATATACCATGCGCCTTAGCAACATTGTTGATAAGTTCCATAATAAGCACAGTCTTTCCAACACCAGCACCACCAAACAACCCAATCTTTCCTCCTCTTTGGTATGGTGCAAGCAGGTCAACAACCTATACCAGGAAAATTTTAAGCAAATTTAGACAAATTTTAAGCAAATTTAGACAACAAGCCATTAGATGTCCATGCCAGTAAATAATGATGGAACTGACAAAGAATGCATTCATAAATAAACATTAGGCAGTAAGAAACAATAAATAACAATACCTTGATACCAGTAACAAGAATTTCCTGTTCAGTTGCTTGCTCAACAAAAGAAGGGGCTTCTCTATGGATGGGCAAAAAATGCTCAGTTTCTGAGGCAATTGACAATAAATACCATCAGCTAATAGGACACAGGAATTGATACAAAAATAACATTAATCGACTCATAGCATCAATAGCATCAAAACACTGACATAGATTACTTACTCAATTCACCCTTCTCGTCAATAGGCTCTCCAATAACATTCATGATACGGCCCAGGGTTGCCCTACCGACAGGAACCTGCATGGAAGACACAAGTTAATTGTGAAATATTAAAGTAGCTAATTGCTAGTAACAGACCAAAACACTAAACCACAAACTAAGTTTAAATGAAGGGAGTAATTGAGCAATAGGACAAAAAAGTATCTATCGTGTGTACTCCATT is a window of Lathyrus oleraceus cultivar Zhongwan6 chromosome 6, CAAS_Psat_ZW6_1.0, whole genome shotgun sequence DNA encoding:
- the LOC127097965 gene encoding ATP synthase subunit beta, mitochondrial; the encoded protein is MASRRLVSSLIRSSLRRSSSKPSISASTSRLTSQSRASPCGYLLNRVADYATSAAAAAAPPSPPPAKKEVPGGGKITDEFTGKGAIGHVCQVIGAVVDVRFEEGLPPILTALELLDHETRLVLEVAQHLGEGVVRTIAMDATEGVVRGWRVLNTGSPISVPVGRATLGRIMNVIGEPIDEKGELKTEHFLPIHREAPSFVEQATEQEILVTGIKVVDLLAPYQRGGKIGLFGGAGVGKTVLIMELINNVAKAHGGFSVFAGVGERTREGNDLYREMIESGVIKLGDKQSESKCALVYGQMNEPPGARARVGLTGLTVAEHFRDAEGQDVLLFVDNIFRFTQANSEVSALLGRIPSAVGYQPTLSTDLGGLQERITTTKKGSITSVQAIYVPADDLTDPAPATTFAHLDATTVLSRSISELGIYPAVDPLDSTSRMLSPLILGEAHYETARGVQKVLQNYKNLQDIIAILGMDELSEDDKLTVARARKIQRFLSQPFHVAEVFTGAPGKYVDLKENITSFQGVLDGKYDDLSEQSFYMVGGIEEVIAKAEKIAKESAASSS
- the LOC127096332 gene encoding uncharacterized protein LOC127096332 — protein: MSTRSPEKSEEKDDFDGMSSDLVDKEENSVEKKDQSTDIMNIYDMDSDDDPIGKRLAPRIAKRLKNRKVKAVESYNMPSKSLRRRTSVGPTKGWSKVVTPISKKKSLNVMSSLTVMSNNVEKWNFVYQRRLELERELGKDAFECKEVMGLIQEVGLTKSVTGFGKCYEMLVKEFVVNISKECDNKISKEFRKVYVRGMCVEFSPEIINMFWGINGKEQIEVEVSDNVICREVTEKQVKEWPRKRELSTSYLSVN